tcagccacgcgggtgttgattaggtcggtcaactcagcctgagtcatggtgatgttgccacgtccgtgtcctcgtccactcatgtttctatagttgggaataaaccgatttagaggTCGAAACGAGATGAGaatcaagtatcatactgatacttacgtactaccaagttcacacatagtagggcagaaccctcctcacgctcgataagtctcactgggacttgcatgcaccccgcgttattattaagtgtgcacccataataataaggcaatttgcatgcttatctcagtgcttcttagctcgcgttcaaagtttcccccgttcaaacaacacaacagatgatatcacaggtctatggctcgcatgagtcgatgtgtggggtcacgctatcaagtcactatggtgctaattgtttcagttcatatacgttgtgagtgtgtgactgttaaatgtataaatgagagggaaacgaaccttgcaacctggagctgagtgtcatgatcgattttcgaagttgttcggttatagtctggttttataaaacgttttaaaacctagttcactataaccagtggctttgataccaactgtaacacccccaaaaatttcacctgcggaaaccccgcgagacgtgttacgcatcagagttcgagccaccaatcacattgaaccaatgataaatatctaaataagtcatgacaATATTTTACCAGAATAAGTTatcaacataatattaattctcaaaagttgtgtagcggaagcatgtaataagttgtttagcaattgtttcatagtaatgcttaaaaccaatgtatcaaatgtaatttaatccaagagcctcgatccatgaccactccagcactcccagatagcaagcttcccaataCCAAGATGCCTAACgtcctgcgagcatgtaacacgtatatcagacaaagctggcgagttcatagttttagaaaacgtttgttacccgttgtatgtaaaacagttcaataaccaatgcaagtaatattgttaatatctcatttccaaacacggacggctcctgaaatacatgactgcccttcccacgtactcctatctagtactgggccagactgggtcattagttcacctccgtcctctacaggcacggggtgagggtgccaaacctaagtagcgctactaactaatacccgatgagggacttacaaaagatgataggtgagaatattaaccaatatacccgtttttacccaaagacttatccccccatggaatacccactgactgtccccaaccactgggacgcatgctcgaatgtagtgaactcacctttggtttgctcggctAAATTAAGTGCTTGTTTAACAGTTAACCGATCAAATCCTACCGAGTTAACAGAGATAGTTAGTTCCATGTATTCACGTATTTATTCACATGTAATATTCAACAGTAACTATGCACTCATTTCGTCACATTTTTTCCATACAAGTACCCTGATCATAGTTCGTTCATCGTACTAGTTATCACAACACACCAAGTCTCATGCAATAGCTTATCATACCGGTAGTCAAAATCCAATCACATGTAATCAGTTCATGATTTCAACGAAATTAATATAATTCACAAGGTTTATGCAATCACAACATTTCACTAATCCCTTGACCCGACTAGATTACACCACTCCTAGACTGTTTGTATCCGTCCCATTAGCAATATACATAACATTATTAATTCATAAATAAAGCACCAACACATATACAACCCGGCTTGGACTTTGGCCCAACAGGATATTACAACAAGTGTGCGGCCCAAGGGTTCAGCCCGGCCTCACAACGAAGCCTAACAGGCCTGGCCCAACTGTTGTAGTACGTAGCCTGCACCATTTCCCATTGCGGCCCAAACACACCGTAGCTTACAGCCCATCCGAAAGAGATGGCCTCAGTTGCTTGTAACCGAGTGCAGTTTCCAGGTGTGACCCCCCCTTGTTAATCCACCCAATAATTCAAACCATATGAACGGGACCTGTTATAATATTCAGTCCGCACAATAGGCCCAGATCACGAGTACTAGGTTTATAACAGTGATAAAAAAAAGAACTGATGTTACATGTGTTCGGTCCACCATTAAATCATTTATGCAGGCGGCCAATTATGAAGCATCAATCCTAACATTACAGCTATGTGTGAACGATTAAATGTGTGGCCCAACCCTTAACATCGACCCAGTTCTGTTTGCGTTTTAACTCTTATCGTTCTTAGTCATTATCGCTGAATTCTGTATTTATTTTAATCTGGACATCAACAGCCCCATGTCATCGTATTATCTGTAACATTTAGGTAGTTAGAACCATGTATCCTAATAGAAATCGACAAGCATGTTCACACCATCGTTATCATTAATCCACATAAGCATACTCTCGGCTAATCATCAGGAACAGTTTATAAGAATGTTGGATCAATTAACTCAGGTAATTCATAATAATCACAACTAATCACAGTCAAACATTACTATAAATCAAACTTTCACTGATGCATGCGATCATGTAATGAATAACTTAAACATACATGAATGGACTAACCAGGAATCTCGAATGATCAGCCGCTAATGCGAAGAGGGGGGGGTTTCTCCTGCCGACGTGAACAATAGAGGGTGTAGGGTTTGTGTTTGATATATTGTAATGATAGGGCATAGAGGAGTATTACGTTCGTTCAGTTATAAATCCAATCATGGTAAGTGGGCCGATCCATATCAACACACATTAAGCATTACAACTATTGGGCCTAATATGGTCGAGAATCATTCAAGCCTTGTTAGTCTCGGTTCATGCTTGTTCGGACATGATGGGCCATCAGTGCAGCCCAATGGTCGACAGCCCAAGAGTATTAACGATATTAAATCTTTTAGTTCAGTTACTCGATGCATAGAATGTTTTGACGATATCTCAAGGTTAAACAACTACACTCAAGAAAACATGTTCATAATACGTCACACATTCCACTACTACATTTCAGGCACGAGcgtttattaattaaattaacgtAACGAATACGAACAAGGAATAACGAAAAGTAGAATCACGTGACCACAAAATACTGACCTTAAGGATTGGGTTGTCACATGTTGCAACAATTTTTGGTTGATGCATATACTATGATCGAGAGTGAGAGACTACATTTCATTCGGAGACAACAAACAAAACTTTGATCTGAGACATTTGAAAATCTTCAGAAGCATAAAGCTAAAGGTAAACAAACTTTAAAAGACACTGGAAAGGCTGTTATACTACCTTCTTCATTTACTGGAGGTGCAAGATTCATGCAACAAAACTACCTTGATGCAATGGCCTTATGTAAGTCGTTTGGGTATCCAGATTTCTTCATAACTATAACTTGTAATCCAAAATGGCCAGAAGTAAAGAGATTTCTAAAAGATTCCACCATCAAAGCTGAAGACAGGCCTGACATATTGTGTCGATTGTTTAAAATTAAGCTTGATTCCATACTCAAAGATTTGAAGGATTCCAATTATCTCGGTGAGATTAATGCTGGTATGTTACTTTATTTTTTACATTTCTTTTTTTCGTTTATAATTTGCAATTACTTTTATAAAGTACTCAAtatgtgttttttattttttttagttgttTATACGGTAGAATTCCAGAAGCGTGGTCTTCCTCATGCACATATATGCTTATTTATGAATGTCGATCACAAACTTCCTACTGTAGATCACATAGATCCATTCATATCCGTTGAGATTCCTGATAAAAATGAAGATCCGGAACTTTATTCCTTGGTAAGTGATTATATGATTCACGGTCCATGTGGAAATGCTAATTTGAATTGTCCTTGCATGGTTGATAAAAGATGTTCAAAAAACTTTCCAAAGAAATTTTCACCACATAAAACTGTTGATTCAAGTGGTTTCCCTGTATACCGAAGACGAGATTCCGGTCACACAGTTATAAAATCTGGTGTTAGTTTGGACAACAGAAGCGTTGTTCCATATAACAAAAGGCTTCTAAAAAGATATCAAGTACACATCAATGTAGAATGGTGTAATCAATCTGGTTCAGTTAAATATTTGTTCAAGTACATTAATAAAGGCCCTGATATGGCTACTGCGGTTGTTTCTGGTGTTCCAAATCCAACCATTAAGGATAAGCCAAAAGATGAGATCATGGAATATTATGATTGCAGATATATTTTAGCTTGTGAGGCATCATGGAGAATATTCTCAAACGAGGTTCATTATAGGTATCCTGCAGTTATGAGGCTTCCCTTTCATATGCCGGGTCAACAGAATGTTGTATATGGTGCGGATGACGATATTGATAATGTTTTAAGCAAGCCTTCTGTTGCTTCTTCAATATTTGTTGAATGGATGAAATTAAACGAGTCAAATGAAAATGCTAGAAAGTTGACTTATGTCGAGTTTCCTTCCAAATTTGTTTGGAAACCTCAAGATAGATCTTGGCAGGTACGTAAGACGTACCAAACTGTTGGTCGTATACATTCTGTGTCTCCTGAATTAGGCGAACCTTATTTTTTGAGGATACTTCTGAATAAAGTTAGAGGTCCTAGATCCTTTGAGGAAATACGTACTGTTAACGGTCAGTTATTCCCGACTTTTAGAGATGCTTGCTATGCAATGGGGCTCTTAGATGATGACAATGGATATGTTGAGGCCATTAAAGAAGCAAGTTTTGAAGGACATGCTGGGTATCTCCGACCGTTATTTGCTACCTTGCTGTTGTCAAATACACTTTCACGACCAGAGTTTGTGTGGGAGAACACGTGGAAATACTTAGCAGATGATATTTTATACAGACGTCAAAAAGAAACAAATATTCAAGGTTCTTAGCTGTCTTTCTATTTTACGTTCTACTTTTCCGTTTGATTATCAAtaacaattaatttttttttaggtttACTTCTTCCTGAACATCAAATTAAAAACCTTACTTTGTTGGAAATTGAAAAATATTTACTTTCGAATGGTTCGTCGTTACGAGGATTTAACACGATGCCTTTCCCTGATGATGATTCGTTACGTGATGCTACTAATCGTCTAATCAATGAAGAGCTATCACATGACGTAGATCAAGTACAAGCTGAATTTAATAATTTGCACCAATGTTTGACAGATGAACAACGATCTGTTTTTGACGAAATAATGGCGGCAGTTGCAAGCCGTAAAGGAGGGTTATTTTTCGTCTATGGTTACGGTGGAactggaaaaacgtttttatggaagactttgtcttcagcagttcGATGTAGAGGTGAGATAGTTTTAAATGTTGCTTCAAGTGGCATTGCTTCGTTATTACTTTCTCGTGGAAGGACAGCCCATTCTCGCTTCCATATCCCAATTAATCTCACTGAAGATTCCATGTGTCATATTATGCCAAATAGTGATATCGCGAAATTATTAAAGGAAACTCAATTGATCATATGGGACGAAGCATCGATGGTCCATAAACATGCCTTTGAAGGTTTAGATAGGACGATGTCTGACGTATTTTCTGACGGTAGGAGTATTCGTTCTGATGTTCCGTTTGGAGGGAAAGTTTTTGTATTTGGCGGTGACTTTAGACAAATCCTACCAATTATTCCTAATGGTACTAGACAACAAATAGTTTGTGCTTCTTTAAGCTCTTCATATATATGGTCAAAGTGCAAACTGTTAAGGTTGACTAAAAACATGCGCCTAACAATTGGAGCTGAAAGTTCTGATATGGACTCTATCAGGGATTTTGCGAAATGGCTGCTTGATATTGGTGAAGGTAAGTTGGGAGATGATAACGATGGTGAAGCAATTATTCAGATACCAGATGATCTATTAATCACCGATAATTCTGATCCAATACAAAGCTTAATTGACTTCGTCTACCCTTCAATTATGGAACAATTTCGGAATCCTGGTTTTTTTTTCTGAGCGAGCAATTCTAGCACCAAAAAATGACGTAGTTCATGAAATTAACGATCGATTGCTTTCGTTATTTCCAGGTGATGCTAAAGAGTATTTGAGTTCCGATAGCATATGTCAAACTAAACAAATGCTTGATTCATTTCAAGAAGGTTTATACTCAACAGAGAACTTGAATGCTCTTAAGATTTCTGGCTTGCCTAATCATAGATTAGTTCTTAAAGTTGGTGTTCCTGTCATGCTTCTCCGAAACATCGATCAACAAAAAGGTTTATGTAACGGTACAAGGCTAAAAATTACTTTTCTAGGCAAACGGGTAATAAAAGCTGAAGTGATATCTGGCGGTAATATCGGCACAAGAGTTTTTATTCCAAGACTTAATATGATTCCATCAGACAAAAAATACCATTCGAATTCCAACGAAGACAATTTCCTTTATCAGATTGTTTTGCCATGACAATTAACAAGAGTCAAGGACAATCCTTATCAAAAGTTGGTCTGTATTTGAAAGATCCTGTGTTCACTCAGTTGTACGTTGCATTATCAAGGGTCAAGACCAGAGAAGGAGTTAAAATATTGATATTCGATGCCGATGGAAAACCAACAAATAAGACGTCTAATGTCGTCTATAAAGAAGTCTTTGGTAGCTTATAATGTAAACTGTTGCTTTTTTATTCCATTAACATGGCagttattttttatgattttcagtATGTGTTGCTTAtaaataataagtatattaataACTTTCTCCAGCCCGGGAAGCAtttcccgggtgataacctagtataaatatatatatcaaaaaaGTTTCACCCAAAAAAATGTCAAACTTCATAATAACATTAACTGTTAAAAAATTTAACttaattttaatcattttaagtaaCTCGTCATATTAAACAAAGACGTTATAGtattataaaattttaatttGAATGTATAAATTCTGGCTACTAATTAAAGAAGTTGTCTTAACACTGAAAATTATAGTTTTAAAAACTGTATTCCTATTTAAAAAACATATTTTATTTATAGTATGATTTTTTTAGATatgtaatatttttttatactaGGATAATATTCGTATCTTGTCTCATTATCCATATTTCCCAAAATagtatttattatattattaatacACATTGTAGAATATAATCACAATTCATTTGTCACAACCTTGTAACTTACAATTTATTATTataacacttataggcttataatcattattttttattttttagtgtcAGTATAATGCGTCGCTTgcggtgtgcacatataatgtatatatgtgtgggcgctcggggggcaaaagtgaaatggtactaattttacgttattttactaatttcgtgaaaataacgttaaaagcggcggatggttaatcatgcatcatgtggtgacgttgatagctgaaagacacggaggtacatgcaccaatcagtctctgtcctgattgtttgagtgttatgtgtcttaggtccaagacttgatacaaaactacaatcgagcccgGGGTCTCACTGGAACCAGCCaatctattcctacggggtagaggtaaggatGTCTACATCTACCATCCTCAGACCGTACTTTaactttgctattggtgagatttactgagtatgatgatgatgatgatgatttttagTGTCAATGTCTTATAggagtaggatcaaatacaaaccacatttcgcatacaaactgtaagaaccatttaaaaagtgtcacgtgacatccaaccaattatagagaaatgataaaataatatcaattatattgaattctCTGTAAATATGCTAACAAGaaattaattctttatttggatcttccttttattttcaatgtgctggttaagaaaagtgttgatatcattcaaatatgtgctaaaatcaattatcttgattaattttcaagtgctaatataattcaaaagtgctacttttatgtatgtattgttttgtatgtgctaatttaactttgagtaaattacaagttttgtcctttatgtttgtcccaaatttcaggcgttgtcctttacctttaaaattgatgagttttgtccttaacgtttcaaaatcctgcacgttatgtcctttagggcaaacccagtTAGAATTTTCTATTAAGTTATGTCATGTGCATTGCCCACGAGGGTAGAACAGTCATTTCCCCTCCCACTTGTGTTTCCCCCCTTCTAAAACCATATCATTCGGTTCGGTACTGACACTTGTTATAGCAACCAATAgagaaaaaaactaaaaaaaatcatgatatgaCCAAAAATATACCAACACAGTGGGAATTTGATCGGTATTGGTTTGTTTTGTTACATCACCTACACTCGTTACAACAACCCATAAAGAAGAAATCTTGATATGACAAAAAAATACGGACACGTGATTTACATGGATAAAAAATAAATGTAAGTTATATAAGATATATAAAAAACCAAATGCTATTAAATCCGCGCGTTGCGCCGGAAATCCTCGCGTTGCGCCGTGGGTAGGTATTAGTTCGTTTAACTTCGGTACTGACACTTGTTATAGCAATCAATAgagaaaaaaactaaaaaaaaaatcatgatatgaCCAAAAATATACCAACACAGCGGGAATTTGATTAATATTGGTTTGTTTTGTTACGTCACCTACACTCATTACATCAACCCATAAAGAAAAAATCTTGATATGACCAAAAAATACCGATACGTGATTTACATGGATCAAAAACAAGCGTAAGTTATATAAGATATATAAAAAACcaaataaaacatataaaaaaccACTAAACAACACATATAAAAAAGCCTTTAAAACAAATAGTTAATCATTATTTAGTTTTACTGATCATTTACTTGGTTTATTAATAGTATACAATTATAGAATATAATTACAATTCATTTGTCACAACCTTGTAACTTACAATTTATTACTATAACACTTATAGGCTTAGGGGGGTGAGGGTGGTAATCACACATCACTCACAACATCAAATCAAGTTCCGctatgtcatcaaccattatttcatcactcacaacctttttagtgGAAATGATCATTACCCACCACATCCAACAATTTCCCGCAAACAATCAAAACCATCACGCCGTAAAAAATACCATGTGTTACAAGTTTACGCGTGAAAAATGGAGGTGGCGGCCGTGTGTTCTTATCTTCCACGCATTATAAATTGCCATCACGGGGATTAAGTCCTACACCCCGCCTACCCTTATaatcattatttttatttttttagtgtaTAGTTGTAGATTATAAAATGACTTACAGTGACTCAATAGAACTTTCAAAACGTCTTATAGCTGTAAATTATATGACTTATAGTGATTCATGAAAAAATTATATTAGAGTAGCTAAGaatgtaactttttattttgtttcaCTATTTTatgtaataatttattttattgaTAAGAAATATCTATATAAGTTATGATTTATATTTGGATATTCAATGTATGTAGTATATGAGTTTGTAAActagttataataataaaatattaccgGCAAAGTTAGCAATATATATAATAAGTGTGTGACatcattaaaacaaaaaaatcatataaaaacgAGAAAACTCTATTTCTTTAGACAACTTACCAACTACAAGACATGTTTAAGATCGTTAACTTTAACTATTTCTTTAGACAACTTACCAGCTACAAGACATGTTTAAGATCGTTAACTTTAATATACATGCTTGACTTCAGAGAAATAAAATAGCAAATTAGATATTTAAGTAATAACATCAAACAAATAGCATCAAGTCGTTGTAGTATAGTGGTAAGTATTCCCGCCTGTCACGCGGGTGACCCGGGTTCGATCCCCGGCAACGGCGTTTTTTATTCCACATTTTCACTTTCACGTGATCTTTTAGCTTAACCCGCATAACATATATGGGCCAATTTCTGGGCTAGCAACCTTAATTCGCCCATCATTTATGGGCCAATTCTAAATACGCATATTTGGAACTAGTTGTTCAATATCAATGATCATGCATAAACATTCAAGTGTCACAACTCACAAATTTTAAAAGGTCAAAATGATTCTATGAACCGGGCCACCTTTATAAGCTTTAGTCTACACCAACCGAATCAACCCCATAAGTCAGTGTACGTGATCCAATTAAGCCGACAAAGTCCAAATATGTCTGGCCAAACCAAATCAAAGAACCAAACATCATTAAACGAGCTCGGTTTTCCCTTTCTTGCTTTTGATACTATAAATAATGATATGCCATAAAGAAAATAGAGTAAAAAAGAAACATGAAGGAGCACAAGAACTTGAAACGATTCACCATGCACATGAAAACATTCATCCTAGTTTTCTTCCAATTTAAAAGAGAATCATATGACAAAATCCACATTTTACCATGAACAAACCTCTTTAATGGCCGACCAACTtttttgaagaagatgatgtaCATACCACATAAATGCTTATTCAGGATATGACAAATGGATACAAGACCATGCTATAGCCATTGTACTTGTAGCTTTACTACTTGGACCATACTACACCTTATTTCCCAATCCctattattatataacaatccCTTTTCTATCCCCTATTCCTAACACTCACATTCATCTCTAAACCGATAAATGGGTGACTCCAATATAAGTCAAAGGTCAACAAGAAGACTAAAAAGCATAAGATTTGGCAGGTTTCTTAAACAACAAAGAGGAAGGCTTTACATTATGAAGAGATGTGTGGTCATGCTTCTTTGTTGGCATGAGTAGTAGAAGTCTAGAACTACTTTTTATAACGTTGGTTCAAACCGATGGGAGGCCCGGGTGAGTGCGGTTTAGTTGACATGCACTATATATTTGGTCGTCTGATAGACTAGTAGTATCTTGGCGTAGTCGGCTATATGCTACTAAGGTTCATTTTGTTTAGTAGGCTTCTATCATCAGTAGGCTTGTGATTCCAAAATAATTGTAACATATGTTTGATGTAAGTCAATTTCTTACGTAGTTGCAACTTGCAAGACACTTATTTGCAATTTGTCATTTTGGCATTTTAAAATCTTGGTTACATGTCATCAATGATAATATGTTATCGTTTAATAAGGGTACAAAATGTATGGAGTTGACCCATATGTCGTCTGAAGAAGCTCTAAACCCGAGCAACGAGCCTACCAATCAAATTTATGCAACCATAATATCATTTTTAGGGTGGAGGCGCACTCATCTTGGAGCCCACTTGAACCTATGAATTCAGTCAATTGGATGATGCCATCTCATTTTAACCCACTCTAATCCAAATTAACCAATATAAGGGAGAAAGGAGCACCCAAGGGTACTATCGTTACCCCGACCAATCAATCGGTGTCATGTCAAATTCTTTACAAAGTACCCTTACACTACAAAACACTGGTGGCGCCCTACCCTAAGTACCTTTGAACTATGAACACCACTCTTTTACTCCACCCACCAATCACACACACCCTTAAACCTTAAACTCATCAAAAATCCCAACCGTCAACCCTTACCCTTGCGGCTTCCTCTACCCGCACAACTTACCATCAACCCTTACCCTTGGTGGGTGGCGGTGGTGTTGTAGTGAGGGTTGGAACCCTCAACTCTATACCGTGAGGTggcccccaaccccccccccccccacacacacaccaAAGGGAGGGGACACCCATTTAGTTGAGCCCACTATCCATTTCATGCCATCATCCAATAATATTGTGCCACTCCAACACCTATTACACATATCCAAGATCAACCACATGTTACggagattctagagagagagagatcaacATAATGATAGCTCAACAACTAACTGATTAACTGTCATTAACCAACAGTGTTTAAGTACAACAGACAACTAACCACTTACACTATTCAACACAAAGACCCTGAACTATACAACAATTACAAAACAGACCCTTATACTTTGCTACATAACAATGCCCCTTCCTTTAACAATTTTGACCTCAAAATTGAGTATCAAAATTGAAATCTGGGAACCGCACCTTCATTTCTTCTAAATTTTCCCAAGATGACTCCGACACCGGCAAGTCCGTCCAACGAATCAAAACATCCATGCTCATCCGATTCCCTCTCTTACACACCCTCCTATCAACAACAGCAGCAGGAGTGTATTTGAACCGTGGCTGGTTAGGAAGAGGTATCACCACCGAGTGATTTCCACGAGCTAATTTCAACAACGAAACATGAAATGTCGGATGCAATTGTGCCTCatcaggtaagtccagcttgtatgcaaCCTTTCCAATTCTTTCAATGATTAAGAATGGCCCGAAATACTTAGGGCTCAATTTATTGTGCTTGTAATTCCTCATTGTATTCTGCCTATATTCTTGCAACTTCAAGTACACCCACTGACCTACTTCAAATTCCCTTTCAGTACGTCTTCCATCAGCTGTTTGCTTCATTTGATTTTGTGCCACATGTAATGCCTGCCTCAGTTGTTTGATAGTTTTTTCTCTTTCAATGCACAACTGATCCACTGCATCTACCGAACAGTCTTTTGGTATATATGGCACAAATAGAGGGGGTGGGTATCCATATAAAGCCTGGAAAGGTGTTGTTTTTATTGCTGAATGGAAGTTGGTATTGTACCACCACTCAGCCAAAGACAACCATTTCAGCCATGGAGTGTTAGTGCTCAATGTCATACCTCTAAGATACGCCTCAGTACACCTATTGACCACCTCAGTTTGCCCATCCGACTGAGGATGATAGGCTGTAGACATAGCCAACTGGATTCCCTGCATCTTTGTAAACTCTTTCCAAAAATTACTTAGGAAAATCGGATCTCTATCACTCACAATAGTCTGAGGCCAGCC
The sequence above is drawn from the Helianthus annuus cultivar XRQ/B chromosome 12, HanXRQr2.0-SUNRISE, whole genome shotgun sequence genome and encodes:
- the LOC110880780 gene encoding uncharacterized protein LOC110880780; its protein translation is MFSKSHDVSSECFNNASFSSIDVLWETTKPKSLIIFGIIKNIFTGFGWYYMTCPTCLHEATMEIEEYLPLDGSFDSKKYEVYHCSNYECFEHIIKPLPKFKIKIEVEDDTDSTHLILFHDQAVQVLNKSAAELLKDNESIDEYLTFPKEIKSLVGKLFAYKIQVTHENIEKFDEVYDITAISSDYSVISHVKKSLLTKQEENIAKGKRNLYELYDVDPAFPSCSTKRPIIRTPLSDISNVDSPAERRKLRKIILDNKRSKKSSSSTNVPNILPENISSLQSSNNNKRSKKSSSSTNVPNILPENISSLQFSNNNKRSKKSSSSSTNVPNIFPENISSLQSSNNIDRNIYSFSPHRSINHTSSLVSTITDNSRTKSTPSNENCRYSISPRINISNNQVVFGTTSTITRLSSGKRKLEHKKRDTTPIPMVNLDSDEDDVVLVRVDDPYKGVSKDYLDHGDQVLTCQICSAKLWTSEGGKGRITINKLCYGMCFGYGKVELPPLKDAHPSYQNLFSSTNEKSKFFQKNIRRYNSMFSFTSMGGKADSTINKGSAPFIYRISGQNYHCIGSLKPSNGNQPQFCQLYIYDTENEITNRQTLFGKTSKPSSSNDKELDVEMIQYLRNLLDSENMLVKTYRMVRDHFHESPEANLKLRLMYKREKDGRIYNLPTTSEIAALVVGDIDKAIDHRDILVETQSRMLQRISELHPSYLALQYPLLFPYGDDGYRIDIPHRDFIATQKKIKPKCTMREFFKHKAKGKQTLKDTGKAVILPSSFTGGARFMQQNYLDAMALCKSFGYPDFFITITCNPKWPEVKRFLKDSTIKAEDRPDILCRLFKIKLDSILKDLKDSNYLGEINAVVYTVEFQKRGLPHAHICLFMNVDHKLPTVDHIDPFISVEIPDKNEDPELYSLVSDYMIHGPCGNANLNCPCMVDKRCSKNFPKKFSPHKTVDSSGFPVYRRRDSGHTVIKSGVSLDNRSVVPYNKRLLKRYQVHINVEWCNQSGSVKYLFKYINKGPDMATAVVSGVPNPTIKDKPKDEIMEYYDCRYILACEASWRIFSNEVHYRYPAVMRLPFHMPGQQNVVYGADDDIDNVLSKPSVASSIFVEWMKLNESNENARKLTYVEFPSKFVWKPQDRSWQVRKTYQTVGRIHSVSPELGEPYFLRILLNKVRGPRSFEEIRTVNGQLFPTFRDACYAMGLLDDDNGYVEAIKEASFEGHAGYLRPLFATLLLSNTLSRPEFVWENTWKYLADDILYRRQKETNIQGLLLPEHQIKNLTLLEIEKYLLSNGSSLRGFNTMPFPDDDSLRDATNRLINEELSHDVDQVQAEFNNLHQCLTDEQRSVFDEIMAAVASRKGGLFFVYGYGGTGKTFLWKTLSSAVRCRGEIVLNVASSGIASLLLSRGRTAHSRFHIPINLTEDSMCHIMPNSDIAKLLKETQLIIWDEASMVHKHAFEGLDRTMSDVFSDGRSIRSDVPFGGKVFVFGGDFRQILPIIPNGTRQQIVCASLSSSYIWSKCKLLRLTKNMRLTIGAESSDMDSIRDFAKWLLDIGEGKLGDDNDGEAIIQIPDDLLITDNSDPIQSLIDFVYPSIMEQFRNPGDAKEYLSSDSICQTKQMLDSFQEGLYSTENLNALKISGLPNHRLVLKVGVPVMLLRNIDQQKGLCNGTRLKITFLGKRVIKAEVISGDCFAMTINKSQGQSLSKVGLYLKDPVFTQLYVALSRVKTREGVKILIFDADGKPTNKTSNVVYKEVFGSL